The Terriglobales bacterium genome includes a region encoding these proteins:
- a CDS encoding metallophosphoesterase, whose amino-acid sequence MTRKRLIAFIAIIQSVLSLTHLLLYETWTFSPAGSDAHGAFWIKLVLGFLSVSFVAASLLAYRYTNAAVRAFYKAAAVWLGLLTFLVLAAVFSWIAFGVAQVAGLAMNFHRTVELLFGAAVVAGLYGVFNASWTRITRTTVRLANLPAAWRGRRAALISDLHLGHVRNGSFLRRMVAKILNEEPDAIFIAGDLYDGTAIDARRAAEPLSELVAPHGVYFVAGNHEQFGDDSKYLHAIAAAGVRVLSNEKVEVDGLQIVGVPYRNAALDSNFASVLRGIRLDRDRASILLTHAPDHPEIAEAAGVSLQLSGHTHLGQFIPWSWMARRIYRQFVYGLSQIGKMQVFTSSGAGTWGPPLRLGSNPEIVMLEFQ is encoded by the coding sequence CTTTCTTTGACGCATCTTCTCCTCTATGAGACGTGGACATTCTCACCCGCAGGGAGCGATGCCCACGGGGCGTTCTGGATCAAACTGGTCCTTGGCTTTTTGTCGGTGAGCTTTGTCGCCGCTTCGCTACTCGCATATCGCTATACCAATGCTGCTGTGCGCGCGTTTTACAAGGCTGCTGCGGTTTGGTTGGGGTTGCTGACCTTTCTTGTTCTCGCCGCGGTTTTCTCCTGGATTGCTTTTGGAGTTGCGCAGGTGGCGGGGCTGGCCATGAACTTCCATCGGACGGTGGAATTGCTGTTCGGTGCTGCAGTAGTGGCCGGACTCTACGGAGTTTTCAATGCAAGCTGGACGCGGATCACGCGAACGACGGTTCGGCTCGCGAACTTGCCGGCGGCATGGCGCGGGCGAAGAGCGGCGCTGATCAGCGATCTGCACCTGGGGCATGTGCGAAACGGCAGTTTTCTGCGGCGTATGGTTGCAAAGATTTTGAATGAGGAGCCGGACGCGATTTTTATCGCTGGAGATTTGTATGACGGCACGGCCATCGATGCGCGGCGAGCAGCGGAGCCATTGAGCGAGCTTGTGGCGCCACACGGCGTGTATTTCGTCGCGGGAAATCATGAGCAATTTGGGGACGACAGCAAGTATCTGCATGCCATTGCGGCGGCCGGAGTCCGCGTGCTCAGCAATGAGAAGGTAGAAGTGGATGGTTTGCAGATTGTTGGTGTGCCCTACCGGAACGCGGCGCTGGATAGCAACTTTGCGTCGGTGCTACGCGGCATCCGATTGGATCGCGATCGCGCGAGCATTCTGTTGACGCATGCCCCCGACCATCCGGAGATCGCCGAGGCCGCCGGCGTTTCCCTGCAGCTATCCGGGCATACCCACCTTGGGCAGTTCATACCTTGGAGTTGGATGGCGCGGCGGATTTACCGGCAGTTTGTGTATGGCTTAAGCCAGATCGGGAAGATGCAGGTTTTCACTTCGAGCGGAGCAGGAACGTGGGGACCGCCGCTGCGGCTGGGATCGAATCCCGAGATTGTAATGCTTGAGTTCCAGTAA